From Pseudomonas sp. G.S.17, the proteins below share one genomic window:
- a CDS encoding MSMEG_0570 family nitrogen starvation response protein translates to MPAVNFKIRWPNGKEATDYSPSTVIYQYLEEGASYPLTDFLQRVESALNNASERVKEVKGFYCISAMDTLSSLKGQASYLVEPDVAAGQVEILSMRTEGAGQVIGAGWSSF, encoded by the coding sequence ATGCCCGCCGTCAATTTCAAAATTCGCTGGCCCAATGGCAAGGAAGCGACCGATTATTCACCTTCGACGGTGATTTATCAATACCTGGAGGAGGGCGCCAGCTACCCGCTGACGGACTTTCTGCAACGCGTTGAAAGCGCGTTGAACAACGCCTCGGAACGGGTCAAGGAGGTCAAGGGATTCTATTGCATCTCCGCCATGGACACCTTGAGTTCGCTCAAGGGGCAGGCCAGCTATCTGGTCGAGCCGGACGTTGCTGCCGGACAGGTAGAAATTCTCAGCATGCGAACCGAAGGCGCCGGGCAGGTGATCGGTGCGGGCTGGAGTTCATTCTGA
- a CDS encoding MSMEG_0569 family flavin-dependent oxidoreductase translates to MTSHLTSIKPSHHSVIVVGGGQAGLSASYYLQQHGIDHLVLEKHSVTHTWRNQRWDAFSLVTPNWQCALPGYSYTDEFKGTDPHGFMKKDEINQYLAGFVQSVNAPVREGVAVQRVIPRAAGGFEVHTSQGEFSADQVIVASGGYHTPIIPRLAERLPAGVHQFHSEQYRNPQALPAGNVLVVGSGQSGAQIAEDLHLAGRKVYLAVGDAPRCARFYRGKDVVDWLAEMGYYEIGVDTHPLREGVRDNTNHYVTGRDGGRDIDLRNFAGEGMELVGRLEGLQGTRLQFANNLAESLDSADAVYNRINGSIDKYIEQHSIDVPPGERYQPTWVPEQVRSELDLIDEGITSIIWCIGFSPDFTWVEAPVFNGRGHPGHQRGITSQAGLYFLGLPWLYTWGSGRFSGVAQDARYLVEHLGALHHQSPAIHSRRVLN, encoded by the coding sequence ATGACTAGCCACCTCACTTCAATCAAACCATCACACCACAGCGTGATCGTCGTCGGCGGCGGCCAGGCCGGGTTATCCGCCAGCTATTACCTGCAACAGCACGGGATTGATCATCTGGTGTTGGAGAAACACAGCGTGACCCACACCTGGCGTAATCAGCGCTGGGACGCCTTCAGTCTGGTAACCCCCAACTGGCAGTGCGCGTTGCCGGGCTACAGCTACACCGATGAATTCAAGGGCACCGACCCGCACGGCTTCATGAAGAAGGACGAGATCAACCAATACCTGGCCGGCTTCGTTCAGTCAGTCAATGCGCCAGTTCGGGAAGGCGTCGCCGTGCAACGGGTAATCCCTCGCGCAGCAGGTGGTTTCGAGGTGCACACCTCGCAAGGCGAGTTCAGCGCCGATCAGGTGATTGTCGCGTCGGGCGGTTATCACACGCCGATCATCCCGCGTCTGGCGGAACGTTTGCCAGCGGGTGTTCACCAGTTTCATTCCGAGCAATACCGCAATCCGCAGGCGTTGCCCGCGGGCAATGTACTGGTCGTCGGCTCCGGCCAATCGGGTGCGCAAATCGCTGAAGATTTGCACCTGGCCGGGCGCAAGGTCTATCTGGCCGTGGGTGATGCGCCGCGTTGTGCACGCTTCTACCGTGGCAAGGACGTGGTCGATTGGCTCGCTGAAATGGGTTACTACGAGATTGGCGTCGACACGCATCCGCTGCGTGAAGGCGTGCGCGACAACACCAATCACTACGTCACCGGGCGCGACGGTGGGCGCGACATTGATCTGCGCAATTTCGCTGGTGAAGGCATGGAGTTGGTCGGTCGCCTTGAGGGGTTGCAAGGCACGCGGCTTCAGTTCGCCAACAATCTGGCCGAGAGCCTGGACAGCGCCGATGCGGTCTACAACCGGATCAACGGCTCGATCGACAAGTACATCGAGCAGCACTCGATTGATGTTCCGCCCGGTGAGCGTTATCAGCCAACCTGGGTGCCAGAGCAGGTGCGCAGCGAACTGGACCTGATTGACGAGGGAATCACCAGCATCATCTGGTGCATCGGCTTCAGCCCGGACTTTACCTGGGTCGAGGCGCCAGTTTTCAACGGTCGCGGCCATCCCGGGCACCAACGCGGAATTACCTCGCAGGCAGGCTTGTACTTTCTTGGATTGCCATGGCTGTACACCTGGGGCTCGGGGCGTTTTTCGGGAGTGGCACAAGATGCGCGGTATCTGGTGGAGCATCTCGGTGCTTTGCATCACCAGAGTCCGGCTATCCATTCAAGGCGAGTGCTCAATTAA